A single window of Nocardia sp. NBC_01327 DNA harbors:
- a CDS encoding helix-turn-helix transcriptional regulator, producing the protein MTVQQTADHEYPPQPPTLGQLLRRLRDARQISRERLAFAAGVSVSYLTHLEQGQRERPTHSVVKALVQQLDTVVTLSDTERRHLHDLAGLAETAVPTVAQLQAEITPGMHRVLALHSPGPAAYFDIRLNLLARNNAYAAALPGLTETGNWVHWMFGNELSKQVMVDWEQEAALAVSRLRATLGGSGSPAWFAELITEYGVYPHFRRLWAHSAAAFGRARIPVELRDPLTGARTRYFSQSFGAHSIRYPGWIGFVSCLRLPGAVESTGNLTSTL; encoded by the coding sequence GTGACTGTCCAGCAGACCGCGGATCACGAATATCCGCCGCAGCCACCCACTCTCGGGCAGTTGCTGCGCAGACTCCGGGACGCGCGGCAGATTTCCCGCGAGCGACTGGCCTTCGCGGCCGGCGTGAGCGTCAGCTACCTCACCCACCTGGAACAGGGGCAGCGCGAGCGTCCGACGCATTCGGTGGTGAAAGCGCTGGTACAGCAACTGGATACGGTCGTCACGCTGTCGGACACCGAGCGCAGGCATCTGCACGATCTGGCGGGTCTGGCCGAAACCGCGGTACCCACCGTGGCGCAATTGCAGGCCGAGATCACCCCGGGGATGCACCGCGTCCTGGCCCTGCACTCCCCCGGTCCGGCCGCGTACTTCGATATCCGCCTCAATCTGCTGGCGCGCAATAACGCCTACGCCGCAGCGCTTCCGGGGCTGACCGAAACGGGCAACTGGGTCCACTGGATGTTCGGCAACGAACTCTCCAAGCAGGTCATGGTCGATTGGGAGCAGGAGGCCGCACTCGCGGTGTCGCGGCTGCGCGCCACCCTGGGCGGATCCGGGAGCCCGGCCTGGTTCGCCGAACTGATCACCGAATACGGCGTCTACCCGCACTTCCGCCGCCTGTGGGCACACAGCGCCGCGGCCTTCGGGCGGGCGCGGATCCCGGTGGAGCTGCGCGACCCCCTGACCGGCGCCCGCACCCGCTACTTCAGCCAATCCTTCGGAGCGCACTCGATCCGCTATCCCGGCTGGATCGGTTTCGTCTCCTGTCTCCGCCTGCCCGGAGCGGTCGAGAGCACCGGTAACCTCACGTCAACACTGTAG
- a CDS encoding family 1 glycosylhydrolase, with protein MGYRALFALVCTALAALCAVTVPGSASADPGLPSVGGNFLWGVSSSGFQSEGSAPDSNWSRYAGSGRADAYRDSVDFFHRYGEDIQHAADIGVGVYRISVEWARVQPSPGDWDFSFYDSVIARIRAAGMRPMITLDHWVFPGWEVDRGGWRNPGMVNDWLTNARAVVDRYAGSDPLWVTFNEPLAYVGQEQRIGDISALDVAPMIDRMVTAHRGIYDYIHSRQSDAMVTSNIAYSDIGAAQADASFVDRIADKLDYVGIDYYYGGSLSNPPNLAAMLTNQPSSLVLEPEGIYYVLRRYAQKFPGRPLYIVENGMPSDNGSPTTDGMTRADDLRDTVYWVQRAKADGMNVMGYNYWSITDNYEWGSYSPRFGLYTVDVTTDPGLTRHPTDAVGAYHDIATSGGVPAGYLPTRAPALCSLQDLPSSCIAPVTVPGR; from the coding sequence ATGGGATATCGTGCACTGTTTGCGCTGGTATGTACCGCTTTGGCTGCACTGTGCGCGGTCACCGTACCCGGGAGTGCGTCCGCTGATCCCGGGCTACCATCTGTCGGCGGCAATTTCCTGTGGGGTGTCTCGAGTTCCGGGTTCCAGAGCGAAGGCTCCGCGCCCGATAGCAATTGGAGCCGATACGCCGGATCCGGCCGCGCCGACGCCTACCGCGATTCCGTCGATTTCTTTCATCGCTACGGTGAGGACATCCAGCATGCGGCCGATATCGGTGTCGGGGTCTACCGGATCAGCGTGGAATGGGCGCGCGTGCAGCCGAGTCCGGGCGACTGGGATTTCTCCTTCTACGACAGTGTGATCGCGCGCATCCGTGCGGCCGGGATGCGGCCGATGATCACCCTGGACCACTGGGTGTTCCCGGGGTGGGAGGTCGATCGCGGCGGCTGGCGCAATCCGGGCATGGTCAATGACTGGCTCACGAATGCCCGTGCGGTGGTGGATCGCTATGCCGGATCCGATCCGCTGTGGGTCACGTTCAACGAGCCGCTGGCGTATGTGGGACAGGAGCAGCGGATCGGCGATATCAGCGCGCTCGATGTCGCGCCCATGATCGATCGGATGGTCACCGCGCACCGCGGGATCTACGACTACATCCACTCCCGGCAGTCCGATGCGATGGTCACCAGCAATATCGCCTACTCCGATATCGGTGCGGCGCAGGCCGATGCGTCCTTCGTCGACCGGATCGCCGATAAGCTCGACTACGTCGGCATCGATTACTACTACGGCGGATCGCTGAGCAATCCGCCGAATCTGGCTGCGATGCTGACCAATCAGCCGTCGAGCCTCGTGCTCGAGCCCGAGGGCATCTACTACGTGCTGCGCAGATACGCGCAGAAGTTCCCGGGCCGCCCGCTCTACATCGTCGAGAACGGTATGCCCTCCGATAACGGCTCACCCACCACCGACGGCATGACCCGCGCGGATGACCTGCGCGACACCGTCTACTGGGTGCAGCGCGCGAAGGCCGACGGCATGAACGTCATGGGCTACAACTACTGGAGCATTACCGACAACTACGAATGGGGCAGTTACTCACCGCGTTTCGGCCTCTACACCGTCGACGTCACCACCGACCCCGGCCTGACCCGCCACCCCACCGACGCGGTCGGCGCGTACCACGACATCGCCACCTCCGGCGGAGTCCCGGCGGGCTACCTGCCCACCCGCGCCCCGGCACTCTGCTCACTGCAGGACCTGCCCTCGAGCTGCATCGCCCCGGTCACCGTCCCCGGTCGCTGA
- a CDS encoding universal stress protein, which translates to MSEATTPGAQGDSGFELGTDGPLVIAVGVDGSESSWRAAAYAAGLARRQHALLAVVYVQPWMAMAAGLGTDVRSVTSEIADELVGEIREAVERVKDIYTIRWKFLTRHGDAYAELAKAADELGADAVVVGASQQAGHRLVGSVAMRLVRSGRWPVTVVP; encoded by the coding sequence GTGAGTGAGGCGACGACTCCGGGGGCACAGGGCGATTCCGGCTTCGAGCTGGGTACCGACGGTCCGCTGGTGATCGCGGTCGGGGTCGACGGCTCCGAATCCTCGTGGCGGGCAGCGGCTTACGCGGCCGGGCTCGCGCGGCGGCAGCACGCGCTGCTCGCGGTGGTGTATGTCCAACCGTGGATGGCCATGGCTGCCGGATTGGGGACCGACGTCCGGTCGGTGACCTCCGAAATAGCCGATGAGCTGGTCGGCGAGATCCGCGAAGCCGTCGAGCGGGTCAAGGATATCTACACCATCCGCTGGAAGTTCCTCACCAGGCACGGCGACGCCTATGCCGAACTGGCCAAGGCCGCAGACGAACTCGGCGCCGATGCGGTGGTCGTCGGCGCCTCGCAGCAGGCGGGGCACCGGCTGGTGGGCTCGGTGGCCATGCGGCTGGTGAGATCGGGTCGCTGGCCGGTGACTGTCGTACCGTAG
- a CDS encoding DUF1206 domain-containing protein — protein sequence MDNSTSLAGRIAQNSVFERFARAGFVMSGIVHLLIGYLAIRIAFGGASDTADQSGAMTELAGKPGGTVALWIGVIAFLMMALWRLAEAALGSASQPDADSKKAEAVDRFKAFCVAVVYFAFAFSAWGFARGRGKSSGAQSAGLTARLMHSTPGTICLIVGGLIIIGIGGYHFYKGFSRNFLQDLKGATSAFVRRLGTIGYIAKGLAIAAAGLLIILAATQSQPNKATGLDGAFKTLGAQPYGAVMLVVAGLGIITYGLYSFAMARYTKM from the coding sequence ATGGACAACTCGACCTCCCTTGCGGGCCGGATCGCGCAGAACAGTGTCTTCGAGCGTTTCGCGCGGGCCGGCTTCGTCATGAGCGGCATCGTCCATCTGCTGATCGGCTATCTCGCCATCCGCATCGCGTTCGGCGGTGCGAGCGATACCGCCGATCAGTCCGGCGCCATGACGGAGCTGGCCGGCAAGCCGGGCGGCACTGTCGCGCTCTGGATCGGCGTGATCGCCTTCCTGATGATGGCGCTGTGGCGGCTCGCCGAAGCTGCGCTCGGCAGTGCGTCCCAACCCGATGCCGACAGCAAGAAGGCCGAGGCGGTCGATCGCTTCAAGGCATTCTGCGTGGCAGTGGTCTACTTCGCATTCGCCTTCTCCGCGTGGGGATTCGCCCGTGGCCGGGGCAAGTCCAGCGGTGCGCAGAGTGCGGGGCTCACCGCTCGCCTGATGCACTCCACGCCGGGCACGATCTGCCTGATCGTGGGCGGGCTCATCATCATCGGGATCGGCGGGTATCACTTCTACAAGGGGTTCAGCCGGAACTTCCTACAGGACCTGAAGGGCGCCACCAGTGCTTTCGTGCGCAGGCTCGGCACGATCGGGTATATCGCGAAGGGCCTGGCCATTGCCGCCGCCGGACTGCTGATCATCCTCGCCGCGACCCAGTCCCAGCCGAACAAGGCCACCGGACTCGACGGCGCGTTCAAAACCCTTGGCGCACAACCCTATGGCGCGGTCATGCTCGTCGTGGCGGGTCTGGGCATCATCACCTACGGCCTCTACAGCTTCGCCATGGCCCGGTACACCAAGATGTAG
- a CDS encoding FAD-binding oxidoreductase: MTTAFDGTPFDIDTRPAVLDQFTADETGRLGRRPRGIAYATGLDDVLAVVGWARDTRTPLIARGAGTSLEGHLLARGDELILDLSQANSILDLAPADFTATVQPGVTRTRLNAAAAEFGLQFTVDPGADASLGGMAATNASGTTSVRYGGMRANVPALQAVFADGRVARLGRAVRKSSSGYDLKDLVIGSAGTLAVITELTVRLHPIPEWLRSLRISFPTVREAVAAAVELLGLAVPVSRLEFVDAASMAAVNVFRGSRYAESPALFIDLEAASSAAADADEREIQRVCRAYHAHGIDVARTHTERHTLWEDRHQLFFALKARSPGHRFLVTDTAVPYSRIADAVGTATRLGAELGLDISVAGHIGDGNVHVVVPYIETTLPTALRFSDEVVRHALAVGGTASGEHGIGLTKKKYLRAEHGPAVDIMTTVKQALDPYGLLNPGKILDA; encoded by the coding sequence GTGACCACAGCGTTCGACGGCACGCCCTTCGATATCGACACCCGGCCCGCGGTGCTCGATCAGTTCACCGCCGACGAGACCGGCCGCCTCGGCCGCCGCCCGCGTGGCATCGCCTACGCGACCGGTCTCGACGACGTGCTGGCGGTCGTCGGGTGGGCACGCGATACCCGCACGCCGCTGATCGCCCGCGGTGCGGGCACCAGCCTGGAGGGTCATCTGCTGGCTCGCGGAGATGAGTTGATTCTCGATCTGTCGCAGGCGAATTCGATTCTGGACCTGGCGCCCGCCGACTTCACCGCCACCGTGCAGCCGGGCGTCACCCGCACCCGGCTCAATGCGGCGGCGGCCGAATTCGGCCTGCAATTCACCGTGGATCCCGGCGCGGACGCCTCGCTGGGCGGGATGGCCGCGACCAATGCCAGTGGCACCACGAGTGTGCGGTACGGCGGTATGCGCGCCAATGTTCCTGCGCTGCAGGCGGTATTCGCCGACGGCCGGGTCGCGCGGCTGGGCCGGGCGGTGCGCAAGAGCTCCAGCGGCTACGACCTGAAGGATCTGGTGATCGGGTCGGCGGGCACCCTGGCGGTCATCACCGAACTCACCGTGCGATTGCATCCGATTCCGGAATGGTTGCGGTCGCTGCGGATTTCGTTTCCGACGGTACGGGAGGCGGTGGCCGCGGCGGTCGAACTGCTCGGGCTCGCGGTGCCGGTGAGCCGGCTCGAGTTCGTCGACGCCGCGAGCATGGCCGCTGTCAACGTTTTTCGTGGCAGCCGATACGCCGAGTCACCGGCCCTGTTCATCGACCTGGAGGCGGCTTCGTCGGCCGCGGCCGATGCGGACGAGCGTGAGATCCAGCGGGTCTGCCGCGCGTACCACGCGCACGGCATCGATGTGGCCCGCACCCATACCGAGCGCCACACCCTGTGGGAGGACCGCCACCAACTGTTCTTCGCCCTCAAGGCCCGCAGTCCGGGACACCGCTTCCTCGTGACCGACACCGCCGTGCCCTACTCGCGCATTGCCGATGCGGTCGGCACGGCCACCCGGCTCGGCGCGGAACTCGGCCTGGATATCAGCGTCGCGGGCCATATCGGGGACGGCAATGTCCATGTGGTGGTGCCCTACATCGAGACGACGCTGCCGACCGCGCTGCGCTTCTCCGATGAGGTGGTGCGGCACGCTCTCGCGGTGGGCGGCACCGCCTCCGGTGAACACGGCATCGGCCTGACGAAAAAGAAGTACCTGCGCGCCGAGCACGGCCCGGCCGTGGACATCATGACCACCGTCAAACAGGCCCTGGACCCATACGGATTGCTCAATCCGGGCAAGATCCTCGACGCCTGA
- a CDS encoding alpha/beta fold hydrolase, with protein sequence MSISSLIAASAERRVTVSTRDRVALAVREYGPRGADLTVVLLHGHCQRTESWTDVRDALLRQYPGARVVCYDHRGHGDSANAPRQTYNLAQLGYDLREVLDTVAPTGPVVLVGHSMGGMTVLTYISQNPHEVGTRIAGVALIATAASGLADAGFGRLLRNPIVSAFQSAVRYAPRLMQHAKLVACKVFAPVIRTAEFGNRKVSVRVRSLANAMHNETPIVTMASFLSSFPHYDRTGTLPALSRIPTLVLCGSADLMTPPSHSIAMAAAVEYSDLVMIEGAGHSVILEQPVHVAEAIARLMTRAGGTGRIAQPHLTLVA encoded by the coding sequence ATGTCGATATCCAGCCTGATCGCCGCCTCGGCCGAACGTCGTGTCACGGTCTCGACGCGGGATCGGGTGGCACTCGCGGTTCGCGAATACGGCCCGCGCGGAGCGGACCTCACCGTCGTTCTGCTGCACGGGCATTGCCAGCGCACCGAGTCCTGGACCGACGTCCGCGACGCGCTGCTGCGGCAGTATCCCGGCGCCCGGGTCGTCTGCTACGACCACCGCGGCCACGGCGACTCCGCCAACGCACCCCGGCAGACCTACAACCTCGCGCAACTGGGCTATGACCTGCGCGAGGTCCTCGACACCGTCGCTCCCACCGGACCGGTGGTCCTCGTCGGCCATTCGATGGGCGGTATGACCGTGCTGACCTATATCAGCCAGAACCCGCACGAGGTCGGCACCCGCATAGCCGGCGTGGCACTGATCGCGACCGCCGCGAGCGGGCTCGCCGACGCCGGTTTCGGCCGCCTCCTGCGCAATCCGATCGTCTCGGCATTCCAGAGCGCCGTCCGCTATGCCCCGCGCCTGATGCAGCACGCGAAGCTGGTGGCCTGCAAGGTCTTCGCACCGGTCATCCGCACCGCCGAATTCGGCAATCGCAAGGTCAGCGTGCGCGTGCGCAGCCTCGCCAATGCGATGCACAACGAGACGCCGATCGTGACCATGGCGAGTTTCCTGAGCTCGTTCCCGCATTACGACCGAACCGGCACCCTGCCCGCCCTGTCGCGGATCCCGACCCTGGTGCTGTGCGGTTCCGCCGATCTGATGACGCCGCCCTCGCATTCCATCGCGATGGCCGCCGCCGTCGAGTATTCGGATCTCGTGATGATCGAGGGCGCCGGTCACTCCGTGATTCTCGAACAGCCGGTACACGTGGCTGAGGCGATCGCCCGCCTGATGACCCGGGCAGGCGGCACCGGCCGAATCGCACAGCCGCACCTCACCCTCGTCGCGTAA
- a CDS encoding VOC family protein, with protein sequence MSIRRVVPDITTADLAESRKFYGLIGFEEVMDLGWVVTMASPSNPTAQVTLVQPGADYEQPDFSVEVADVDAVHETLTAAGADIVYALRDEPWGVRRFFVRDPSGRIVNVVSHRH encoded by the coding sequence ATGAGCATTCGCCGAGTGGTGCCCGACATTACGACCGCGGATCTGGCCGAGAGTCGAAAGTTCTACGGCCTCATCGGGTTCGAAGAGGTCATGGACCTCGGCTGGGTGGTCACGATGGCCTCGCCGTCGAATCCGACGGCACAGGTCACGCTGGTCCAGCCGGGGGCGGACTACGAGCAGCCGGACTTCAGCGTCGAGGTTGCCGATGTGGACGCGGTGCACGAAACCCTCACTGCCGCAGGCGCCGACATCGTGTATGCCCTGCGGGACGAACCCTGGGGCGTACGCAGATTCTTCGTACGCGATCCGAGTGGGCGCATCGTCAATGTGGTGAGCCACCGCCACTGA
- a CDS encoding N-acyl-D-amino-acid deacylase family protein, whose product MREIGACDGAHARHEIDASGRYVVPGFIDAHLHADAVIHEQGPQLALLRQGVTTVVLGQDGLSFAPATPAALAWVSRYFAAVNGYRATRPEETDSAPSDSGQVLTVAELLDGYRGTTAVNTVYLVPHGTVRYSVMRGSPKAPDEDQLAAMVRLVEEGIDQGAAGISSGLGYLPGRFATVHELAALCAPAARRGLPYVTHMRGYGRQADLGMVEACAIGREARTAVHVSHYHGPSAQLVGLVDAARRSGIDITFDTYPYGRGCSILARMLPDWFGGAELDHVLDRLTDRGARRRFAAESDPAQWRTLTLSHVPSGSYRWAIGMRISDAADAAGVDPADLCADVLVDTALDAGVVIDFSEDEESIRELLRHNAHMGGSDGIYIGEQPHPRGYGTFARLIRRHVIELGDWTWEEAVMHLSARPAARFRLHDRGTIALGQAADLIVIDPAAISDHATYIRPFRLATGIDDVVVAGIPVLYRGHLTGRLPGVPLYPG is encoded by the coding sequence ATGCGGGAGATCGGCGCCTGCGACGGAGCGCATGCGCGGCACGAGATCGATGCGTCGGGGCGCTATGTGGTCCCCGGATTCATCGATGCTCATTTGCATGCCGATGCGGTCATCCATGAGCAGGGCCCGCAGTTGGCGCTGCTGCGGCAGGGCGTGACGACCGTCGTCCTGGGGCAGGACGGATTGTCCTTCGCACCGGCCACCCCGGCGGCATTGGCCTGGGTATCAAGGTATTTCGCCGCGGTCAACGGCTATCGGGCCACCAGACCGGAGGAGACCGATTCGGCGCCGAGCGATTCCGGGCAGGTGCTGACCGTCGCGGAACTGCTCGACGGCTACCGGGGTACGACGGCGGTGAACACGGTCTATCTGGTGCCGCACGGCACAGTGCGCTACAGCGTCATGCGGGGATCGCCGAAGGCGCCCGACGAGGACCAGCTGGCGGCCATGGTCCGGCTCGTCGAGGAGGGCATCGACCAAGGCGCAGCAGGCATTTCGTCGGGTCTGGGATATCTGCCGGGCCGCTTCGCGACGGTGCACGAACTCGCCGCGCTCTGCGCTCCGGCCGCGCGCCGGGGGCTGCCCTACGTCACCCATATGCGCGGGTACGGTCGGCAGGCCGATCTGGGCATGGTGGAGGCCTGCGCGATCGGCCGCGAAGCGCGCACAGCCGTGCATGTTTCGCACTATCACGGTCCGAGCGCTCAGCTGGTCGGGCTGGTGGACGCCGCCCGCCGCAGCGGTATCGACATCACCTTCGACACCTATCCGTACGGGCGTGGCTGCAGCATCCTGGCGCGCATGCTGCCGGACTGGTTCGGCGGCGCCGAACTCGACCACGTGCTCGATCGATTGACCGATCGTGGTGCGCGCCGGCGGTTCGCCGCGGAGAGCGATCCCGCGCAGTGGCGGACATTGACGCTCTCGCATGTGCCCTCCGGGTCGTACCGGTGGGCGATCGGAATGCGGATTTCCGATGCCGCCGACGCGGCCGGTGTCGATCCCGCCGATCTGTGCGCCGACGTACTCGTCGATACCGCACTTGACGCCGGTGTGGTGATCGATTTCTCCGAGGACGAGGAATCGATTCGAGAATTGTTGCGCCACAATGCGCATATGGGTGGGTCGGACGGCATCTATATCGGCGAGCAACCACATCCGCGCGGTTACGGCACCTTCGCCCGGCTGATCCGCAGACATGTCATCGAGCTCGGGGACTGGACCTGGGAGGAAGCCGTGATGCACCTGTCCGCCCGCCCGGCCGCGCGATTCCGGCTGCACGATCGCGGCACCATTGCGCTCGGCCAAGCGGCTGATCTAATTGTTATCGATCCGGCCGCGATCAGCGATCACGCCACATATATCAGACCATTCCGTTTGGCCACCGGAATCGATGATGTTGTTGTCGCGGGTATTCCGGTTTTGTACCGAGGTCATCTCACCGGACGATTGCCGGGTGTTCCCCTCTATCCGGGGTGA
- a CDS encoding universal stress protein — protein MVVNRPIVVGIDGSDAALTSVRWAAVDAARHGCPLHLVYAGVPEQDAPISADQAILRRDGDVVVKQATEAAIAAAAPVGTVDIETFVVDTPSISVLVDLSENARLLVVGAGGHGPGVLGSVSSAVARRAHCPVAVIPATSVDSGAKPGPVVVGVDGSAYSTVAIQIAFDEASSRSAELVAVHAWTRPMLHGTRPELEEEPEALLAANLAGYGERYPDVVVHRAVVEGYAVDHLIERAANAQLMVLGSHGRNALSAMIIGSTSQAVLDEIGCPTIIARPSTGNRD, from the coding sequence ATGGTTGTCAACCGGCCGATCGTTGTCGGGATCGATGGTTCGGATGCCGCCCTGACCTCGGTGCGCTGGGCCGCGGTCGATGCCGCGCGGCACGGCTGCCCGCTGCACCTCGTTTATGCCGGAGTGCCGGAGCAGGACGCCCCGATCTCCGCGGACCAGGCGATCCTGCGGCGTGACGGGGATGTTGTCGTCAAGCAGGCGACGGAGGCGGCAATCGCGGCCGCCGCACCGGTGGGGACGGTGGATATCGAGACCTTTGTGGTCGATACGCCGTCGATCTCCGTCCTGGTCGACCTTTCGGAGAATGCCAGGCTCCTGGTAGTCGGCGCGGGCGGGCACGGCCCCGGTGTGCTGGGTTCGGTGAGCAGTGCGGTGGCGCGCCGGGCGCACTGTCCGGTCGCGGTGATTCCCGCCACGTCCGTCGACAGCGGTGCGAAGCCCGGTCCGGTGGTGGTCGGCGTCGACGGATCGGCGTACAGCACCGTGGCCATTCAGATCGCGTTCGACGAAGCGTCCTCGCGCTCGGCGGAACTTGTCGCCGTGCACGCCTGGACACGACCTATGCTGCACGGCACCCGCCCTGAGCTGGAGGAAGAGCCCGAGGCACTGCTGGCGGCGAACCTCGCCGGTTACGGCGAACGGTATCCCGATGTCGTGGTGCACCGGGCCGTCGTCGAGGGCTACGCGGTCGATCATCTGATCGAGCGAGCCGCGAATGCGCAGCTCATGGTGCTCGGCAGCCACGGCCGGAACGCCTTGTCCGCCATGATTATCGGCTCCACCAGCCAGGCGGTGCTGGACGAGATCGGCTGCCCGACCATTATCGCCCGCCCGTCGACCGGTAACAGGGACTGA
- a CDS encoding GNAT family N-acetyltransferase: MAAMTEFIKVNELNELDSWSDPITLYRDVFGLKSDDPAPSSRLLAALTHNGGIVLGAKVNGLLAGFSYTFLGRDLTDEGHAASLYHYMELLVVRAELRNLGVGRVLMHRLRDISLARGVDTVRWAYDPLRTDNAYFYLDVLGARSRGFAPNLYGVEDTGRDRGRPTDRILAQWDLTAPPHRPWPPPPAGLDIGNPAIDPRSGTVLLAVPSVYGEHPSRDLVVRQQRICAVLGHLITDGFHAVSCRRAADGQAVYRLIRREPSPHPQ; encoded by the coding sequence ATGGCAGCCATGACCGAATTCATCAAAGTCAACGAGCTGAACGAGCTCGATAGCTGGTCCGACCCGATCACCTTGTACCGGGACGTGTTCGGCTTGAAGTCCGACGATCCCGCCCCGAGTTCTCGACTGCTCGCAGCGCTCACCCACAATGGCGGAATTGTGCTCGGCGCCAAGGTTAATGGGCTATTAGCTGGGTTCAGTTACACCTTCCTGGGCCGTGACCTGACCGACGAGGGCCACGCTGCCTCCCTCTATCACTATATGGAGTTACTGGTGGTCCGCGCGGAGCTACGGAACCTCGGGGTCGGCCGGGTCCTGATGCATCGCCTGCGCGATATCTCACTCGCCCGCGGCGTCGATACCGTGCGCTGGGCCTATGATCCGCTGCGCACCGACAATGCCTACTTCTACCTCGATGTACTCGGCGCCCGCAGCCGCGGATTCGCGCCGAATCTGTACGGCGTCGAGGACACTGGACGCGATCGGGGCCGCCCCACCGACCGCATTCTGGCCCAGTGGGACCTGACCGCACCGCCGCACCGGCCCTGGCCGCCACCGCCCGCCGGCCTCGATATCGGGAACCCCGCCATCGATCCCCGAAGCGGAACGGTGCTGCTCGCGGTGCCCTCGGTGTACGGCGAGCATCCCAGCCGCGACCTCGTCGTGCGGCAGCAGCGGATTTGCGCGGTACTCGGCCATCTCATCACGGACGGCTTCCACGCGGTGTCGTGCCGCCGGGCGGCCGACGGCCAGGCCGTGTACCGGCTCATCCGGCGCGAGCCGTCACCGCATCCCCAATAG
- a CDS encoding low temperature requirement protein A has protein sequence MTEARHEAHERASWAELFFDLVLVFAVTQAAHVPVVEQSWTAVGQTVLLLAIMWWSWVGTTLTVHGIEDSDRQRIFLFACGLCVFVIAITAPHAFTGYAQPLILAVAHLVLRLLLWDAMRRKGSFAHAGTLGNWFNPYTVTVLSALLLVAAALAPPGGIRNGLWIIAVLLAFAGPALLARRLGTVQFGATHLPERFGTFVIIALGEMVASVGSEAAQANLGVVSWGSVVLTFVLGCGLWWLYFAYGFSAVEHSLRTNQVRGTVVRDVLSYGHVLLVIGLVLVSVGARTMVEHPTAIAHGVTGYLLPLGAALYVSAFCFNRWRMFGAATVGRTTGAAVLAVLAVAAPLLPEIVMLSLVTAILLALNGYEHWTVTTGRPLLLLRRAAV, from the coding sequence GTGACGGAAGCTCGACACGAGGCGCACGAGCGGGCCAGCTGGGCGGAGTTGTTCTTCGATCTGGTGCTGGTGTTCGCGGTGACTCAGGCGGCGCATGTGCCGGTGGTGGAACAAAGTTGGACAGCGGTGGGCCAGACGGTGCTGTTGCTCGCGATCATGTGGTGGTCGTGGGTCGGTACCACCCTGACCGTGCACGGGATCGAGGATTCGGACAGGCAGCGGATCTTCTTGTTCGCCTGCGGTTTATGCGTCTTCGTCATCGCGATCACCGCACCGCACGCGTTCACCGGATACGCCCAGCCCCTGATACTCGCCGTGGCGCATCTGGTGCTGCGGTTGCTGCTGTGGGACGCGATGCGGCGCAAGGGCTCGTTCGCGCACGCCGGGACGCTCGGCAATTGGTTCAACCCGTACACCGTGACCGTCCTCAGCGCCCTGCTGCTGGTGGCGGCGGCGCTCGCGCCCCCGGGAGGAATTCGCAACGGGCTCTGGATCATTGCGGTCCTGCTGGCCTTCGCCGGTCCGGCGCTGCTGGCGCGCCGGCTCGGGACCGTGCAGTTCGGGGCCACCCATCTGCCCGAACGGTTCGGCACCTTCGTCATCATCGCGCTCGGTGAGATGGTGGCCTCGGTCGGTTCCGAAGCGGCACAGGCGAATCTCGGGGTGGTGTCCTGGGGCAGCGTGGTGCTGACCTTCGTCCTCGGTTGCGGGCTGTGGTGGCTGTACTTCGCGTACGGGTTCTCGGCCGTGGAGCATTCGCTGCGCACCAATCAGGTGCGCGGCACCGTGGTGCGGGATGTGCTCAGCTACGGGCACGTACTCCTGGTGATCGGCCTGGTCCTGGTCTCGGTGGGCGCGCGCACCATGGTCGAGCACCCGACGGCGATTGCGCACGGGGTCACCGGATATCTGCTGCCGCTGGGCGCGGCGCTGTACGTATCGGCCTTCTGTTTCAACCGCTGGCGGATGTTCGGCGCGGCCACGGTGGGCAGGACCACCGGGGCCGCGGTGCTCGCCGTCCTGGCGGTCGCCGCGCCGCTGCTGCCGGAAATCGTGATGCTCTCGCTGGTGACCGCGATTCTGCTCGCGCTCAACGGTTACGAACACTGGACGGTCACTACGGGAAGGCCGCTGCTCCTGCTTCGCCGAGCGGCGGTCTAG